The following proteins are co-located in the Calliphora vicina chromosome 2, idCalVici1.1, whole genome shotgun sequence genome:
- the LOC135950218 gene encoding lysosomal aspartic protease-like — MLKLFFALLSLFILTEAALVSVPLYKIRESKQKSNELMKLRGKYKVKDACKVYKEKLFNYVDDSYYGKITVGTPPQDFLVLFDTGSSNMWIPTAPCSSQNWACQYHNSYNGSNSSTYQYIGESFAIQYGSGSLSGYLVQDTVNVEGLAIQNQVFAAATNEPGETFVYSPFDGLIGMAFQTIAVDNVVPPFYNMVSQKLVDSEVFSFYLARNGTSAEGGVMVLGGNDPDHYTGELRYVPVSTQGYWQFEMRAAHVQDTRVCHYCQAIADTGTSLIGVPSDVYLSLQTAIGATFNASTYEFQLNCSTIDTLPDVNFHIGDGIYTLEPSDYILEFEDQCSTAFEDAGMNIWILGDVFIGKYYTSFDLKHKRVGFARAV; from the coding sequence ATGTTGAAGTTATTTTTTGCGCTGCTAAGTTTATTCATATTAACGGAGGCTGCATTGGTTAGCGTACCTTTGTATAAGATCCGGGAATCGAAACAGAAATCCAATGAATTGATGAAACTGAGAGGCAAATACAAGGTAAAGGATGCCTGCAAGGTGTACAAAGAGAAACTGTTCAACTATGTTGATGATTCGTATTATGGTAAAATTACCGTGGGTACTCCACCACAAGATTTTTTAGTGCTTTTTGATACTGGTTCCTCAAATATGTGGATACCTACTGCACCCTGCTCCTCGCAAAATTGGGCCTGCCAATACCACAACAGTTATAATGGCAGTAATTCATCAACTTACCAATATATTGGTGAAAGTTTTGCCATTCAATATGGCAGCGGCAGTTTGTCCGGCTATTTGGTACAAGATACCGTAAACGTTGAAGGTTTGGCTATTCAGAATCAAGTATTTGCTGCTGCCACTAATGAACCGGGTGAGACATTTGTTTACTCTCCTTTTGATGGTCTCATTGGTATGGCTTTCCAAACTATTGCTGTCGATAATGTTGTGCCACCTTTCTATAATATGGTTTCGCAAAAATTGGTGGATTCCGAAGTATTCTCCTTTTACTTGGCCCGTAATGGTACTTCAGCTGAAGGTGGTGTCATGGTTTTGGGCGGCAACGATCCCGATCATTATACAGGCGAGCTACGTTATGTTCCTGTTTCCACCCAAGGTTATTGGCAATTTGAAATGAGAGCGGCCCATGTTCAGGATACTAGAGTGTGTCACTACTGCCAAGCCATTGCTGATACTGGTACCTCACTCATTGGTGTACCTTCCGATGTGTATTTGAGTCTACAAACCGCCATTGGTGCTACTTTCAATGCAAGTACTTATGAATTCCAGTTGAATTGCTCCACCATTGATACTTTGCCTGATGTAAACTTCCACATTGGTGATGGCATCTACACCTTGGAACCCAGCGATTATATTCTTGAATTTGAGGACCAATGTTCTACCGCTTTTGAGGATGCTGGCATGAATATCTGGATTTTGGGTGATGTTTTTATTGGTAAATACTATACCAGCTTTGATTTGAAACATAAACGTGTTGGTTTTGCTAGAGCTGTTTAA